One window of the Buchnera aphidicola (Meitanaphis elongallis) genome contains the following:
- a CDS encoding proline--tRNA ligase, which produces MRAKKYMFSTLKENPKDTNSISYQLMLRSGIIRRSSSGIYTWLPTGLRILKNINKIIRTEINKLNALEIKMPILQPETLWNLSNRKNAYGKELFKVSDRKNNTFILGPTHEEIITHLISNELKSYKQLPLLLYQIQTKFRDEIRPRCGTIRSREFVMKDAYSFHTNSSSLEDTYNLMYNTYKNIFLKMKLKFHIVEADSNSMGGTKSHEFQALSKNGEDSIVLSNKSNYSANIQVATYKKNIEQYKPFNVSRTIHSSNTFLNMSNKCFSSKENTIKTILVKLQENKKYKFIAILLRADHSINENKASKIDILPYPLTFASQKETLKITGTTLDFVGPIGLNLPIIADLSVITLKNFTIGSNITGKYFNNVNWNKDLLTPKSFDIRNVVEGDISPDGIGTLTIKKSIEIGHIFQLGKQYSKTIGAKIQDHTGHKKFLTMGCYGIGITRVIAAIIEQNHDAKGIIWPVSIAPFQVAIIPINFHKSKIVQYESQIIYHLFKNNNIKVILDDRNENPGTMFSEIELIGIPYSIIISEYLAKKNEVECHDRHYNTKKIVSKHKIIRLIKNKVQQS; this is translated from the coding sequence ATGCGTGCAAAAAAATATATGTTTTCAACATTAAAAGAAAATCCTAAGGATACGAATAGTATTAGCTACCAACTTATGCTGAGATCTGGTATTATTAGACGCAGTTCTTCAGGAATATATACTTGGCTACCTACAGGATTACGTATACTCAAAAATATAAATAAAATTATAAGAACAGAAATAAACAAATTGAATGCATTAGAAATTAAAATGCCAATATTACAACCTGAAACTTTATGGAATCTGAGTAATCGAAAAAATGCATATGGAAAAGAACTATTTAAAGTATCAGATCGTAAAAACAATACATTTATATTAGGACCTACACATGAAGAAATTATAACACATTTAATCAGCAATGAACTAAAATCATATAAGCAACTTCCACTATTATTGTATCAAATTCAAACTAAATTTCGAGATGAAATTCGACCTCGCTGTGGAACAATAAGATCTAGAGAATTTGTTATGAAAGATGCATATTCTTTTCACACAAATTCATCTTCATTAGAAGATACTTACAATCTAATGTACAACACTTATAAAAATATATTTTTAAAAATGAAATTAAAATTTCATATTGTAGAAGCTGATTCTAATTCCATGGGGGGTACAAAATCACATGAATTTCAAGCATTGAGTAAAAATGGGGAAGATAGTATTGTACTATCCAACAAATCTAATTATTCAGCTAACATTCAAGTAGCTACTTATAAAAAAAATATTGAGCAATATAAACCATTCAATGTTTCAAGAACAATACATTCTTCAAATACTTTTCTAAATATGTCGAATAAATGTTTTTCTTCAAAAGAAAATACAATCAAAACAATTCTAGTCAAACTCCAAGAAAACAAAAAATACAAATTTATAGCAATATTACTTCGAGCAGATCACTCTATCAACGAAAACAAAGCCTCAAAAATAGATATTTTACCATATCCTTTAACATTCGCTTCCCAAAAAGAAACATTAAAAATAACTGGTACTACATTAGATTTTGTAGGACCAATTGGACTAAATCTACCTATTATAGCTGATCTCTCAGTAATTACTCTTAAAAATTTTACTATTGGATCGAATATTACAGGAAAATATTTCAATAATGTTAACTGGAATAAAGATCTTTTAACACCTAAAAGCTTTGATATCAGGAACGTTGTAGAAGGAGATATAAGTCCTGATGGGATAGGTACATTAACCATTAAGAAAAGCATTGAAATAGGTCATATCTTTCAATTAGGAAAACAATACTCTAAAACAATAGGGGCTAAAATACAAGATCATACTGGTCATAAAAAATTTTTAACAATGGGATGCTATGGTATTGGTATTACGCGAGTCATAGCTGCTATAATTGAACAGAACCATGATGCAAAAGGAATTATTTGGCCTGTTTCTATTGCTCCATTTCAAGTAGCCATCATACCTATTAATTTTCATAAATCTAAAATAGTACAATATGAATCACAAATAATTTATCATCTTTTTAAAAATAATAATATTAAAGTAATATTAGACGATAGAAATGAAAATCCCGGAACAATGTTTTCTGAAATTGAACTAATTGGTATACCTTATAGTATTATAATTAGCGAATATCTTGCAAAAAAAAATGAAGTAGAATGTCATGACAGGCATTATAATACAAAAAAGATCGTTTCTAAACATAAAATAATTCGATTAATTAAAAATAAAGTACAACAATCATAA
- a CDS encoding EscU/YscU/HrcU family type III secretion system export apparatus switch protein yields MSGDNNEEKTEKPTSHKLKKAKKKGSKRYSRELHSLLILISTLMVFWFNKKDIIILLETIIRSGLVFDNYIIRNEYIFNSNFFLLEKSNIFCLFKIIFFPMFLVALLSIIFSNLDFHIKFLTFRFDTLNPVKGLKKLFSGQIIIELFKTILKVLFVSCILYFYVSYFFLRSLSFIDKNIFSALQYSFFSIFLCILIILITIIPIVSFDIFLERYNYYKRLRMTRQEVKDELKKTEGNPYIKSRIRNTMKTITRRRMLCHVSKSDVIIMNPVHYAIALQYDEKNMNAPKILAKGSGKLALKIRKIGETYSVPIFFSSSLACVLYRCSEIGQYIPNTLYIAIAEVLAWVCKVQNWKEKGGIFPKQPNNFFIPLKLHTLEEDKN; encoded by the coding sequence ATGAGTGGTGATAACAACGAAGAGAAAACTGAGAAACCGACTAGTCATAAGTTAAAAAAAGCTAAAAAAAAAGGTAGTAAGAGGTATTCTCGTGAATTGCATTCATTATTGATTTTAATAAGTACTTTGATGGTTTTTTGGTTTAACAAGAAAGATATAATAATTTTATTGGAAACAATTATAAGATCTGGTTTAGTTTTTGATAACTATATTATTAGAAATGAGTATATATTTAATTCTAATTTTTTTTTATTAGAAAAATCTAATATTTTCTGTTTGTTTAAAATAATTTTTTTTCCTATGTTTTTAGTTGCATTATTATCAATAATTTTTAGTAATTTGGATTTTCATATTAAATTTTTGACGTTTCGTTTTGATACATTAAATCCTGTTAAAGGATTAAAAAAATTGTTTTCAGGTCAAATTATTATAGAATTATTTAAAACGATATTAAAAGTATTATTTGTTAGTTGTATTTTATATTTTTATGTATCTTACTTTTTTTTAAGATCTTTGAGTTTTATAGATAAGAATATTTTTTCTGCATTACAGTATAGTTTTTTTTCAATTTTCTTATGTATTCTAATTATTTTAATTACAATTATTCCTATTGTTAGTTTTGATATTTTTTTGGAAAGATATAATTATTATAAACGACTTCGTATGACACGTCAAGAAGTAAAAGATGAATTAAAAAAAACAGAAGGAAATCCTTATATTAAGTCTCGCATTCGTAATACTATGAAAACAATAACGCGTCGTCGTATGCTTTGTCATGTATCAAAATCTGATGTGATTATTATGAATCCTGTACATTATGCCATTGCACTTCAGTATGATGAAAAAAATATGAATGCACCAAAAATATTAGCAAAGGGATCTGGTAAATTGGCATTAAAAATTAGAAAAATAGGAGAAACATATTCTGTTCCCATTTTTTTTTCATCTTCATTAGCTTGTGTTTTATATCGTTGTTCGGAAATTGGACAATATATACCTAATACATTATATATAGCTATTGCAGAAGTATTAGCATGGGTATGTAAAGTTCAGAATTGGAAGGAAAAAGGAGGAATTTTTCCAAAGCAACCTAATAATTTTTTTATTCCTTTAAAATTGCATACTTTAGAAGAGGATAAAAATTGA
- the flhA gene encoding flagellar biosynthesis protein FlhA: MFNVVSLSNFLKQIKSIKWQTLSGPILILIILSMMILPLAPFILDLCFTFNIALSILILLVSMFTTHTLEFTAFPIILLFSTLLRLALNIASTRVILLNGHIGSCSAGNVIQAFGHFLVGGNFAIGIIVFVILVIINFMVITKGAGRIAEVGARFILDGMPGKQMAIDADLNAGLIGEEQAKKRRLSITQEADFYGSMDGASKFVRGDAIAGILIMVINIIGGLIVGILQHGMLFTQAVEVYTILTIGDGLVAQIPALVISTASGVIVTRVSTDQNVSEQMISQLFCNPKVVFLSGIVIGILGLVPGMPNMIFLLFTSLLFFLSWSLYKNSLELQQVSSKKYLTGVSNDSQDATWNDVQLEDSIGVELGSQLISMVRNDAGDNLLNSIRNVRKVCAKKIGFLPPLIHVRNNVYLPDDTYRILIKGIEVGRGIVKYSQFLAIDSSNTLDTLPAQETIDPTFHFRSFWIDESLVNQAKNKGYNVVKSYTIIPTHLNKIILDNASKLFGIQEAQQLLNYVGKYFPKLIEDLVPNVINLTTFHKIIQNLLFEHVPIRDMQTILETLITCSTSHQNDSLMLTSLVRIALQKLIIQSIFKNGELKVMGLGTKLENILLQTFQNESNNGSILEPGLYSYFLEELKKSIDNQILLNNPVVLLVHHKLRAHLSKILLKVFPNLVILSNLELEENSERIHIVTVIGT; this comes from the coding sequence ATGTTTAATGTTGTATCATTGTCAAATTTTTTAAAACAAATAAAATCAATTAAGTGGCAAACGTTGTCCGGTCCTATATTGATTTTGATTATCTTATCAATGATGATTTTGCCTTTGGCTCCATTTATTTTAGATTTATGTTTTACTTTTAATATAGCTTTATCGATTTTAATATTGTTAGTATCTATGTTTACAACACATACATTGGAATTTACTGCATTTCCTATAATTTTGTTATTTTCTACATTATTACGTTTAGCTTTAAATATTGCATCTACTAGAGTTATTTTATTGAATGGACATATAGGATCTTGTTCTGCTGGAAATGTAATACAAGCATTCGGTCATTTTTTAGTTGGTGGAAATTTTGCAATAGGCATTATTGTATTTGTTATTTTAGTTATTATAAATTTTATGGTAATTACTAAGGGAGCTGGACGAATTGCAGAAGTTGGAGCTAGATTCATATTAGATGGTATGCCGGGAAAACAAATGGCAATTGATGCTGATTTAAATGCAGGTTTAATTGGAGAAGAGCAAGCTAAAAAGCGTAGATTGAGCATTACACAAGAAGCTGATTTTTATGGTTCTATGGATGGGGCAAGTAAATTTGTTAGAGGTGATGCTATAGCAGGAATATTGATTATGGTTATTAATATTATAGGTGGACTAATTGTTGGTATATTACAACATGGTATGTTGTTTACACAAGCAGTAGAAGTTTATACTATATTGACTATAGGAGATGGATTAGTAGCTCAAATTCCTGCATTAGTAATTTCTACAGCTTCTGGGGTTATAGTTACTCGTGTTAGTACAGATCAAAATGTTAGTGAACAAATGATTAGTCAGTTATTTTGTAATCCTAAAGTAGTGTTTTTAAGTGGTATTGTTATAGGAATTCTTGGATTAGTTCCTGGTATGCCAAACATGATTTTTTTATTATTCACTAGTTTGTTATTTTTTTTATCTTGGTCATTATATAAGAATTCATTAGAATTGCAACAAGTGTCATCAAAAAAATATTTGACTGGCGTTTCTAATGATTCTCAGGACGCTACTTGGAACGACGTACAACTGGAAGATTCTATAGGAGTTGAATTAGGTAGTCAACTTATATCTATGGTGCGAAACGATGCGGGGGATAATTTACTAAATAGTATTCGGAACGTACGAAAAGTTTGTGCTAAAAAAATAGGGTTTTTACCTCCATTGATCCATGTTAGAAATAATGTTTATTTACCTGATGACACTTATCGTATATTAATTAAAGGCATTGAAGTAGGTAGAGGTATCGTAAAATATAGTCAATTTTTAGCTATTGATTCTAGCAATACTTTAGATACACTTCCAGCACAGGAGACTATTGATCCTACTTTCCATTTTCGATCATTTTGGATTGATGAATCTTTAGTAAATCAGGCAAAAAATAAAGGTTATAATGTTGTTAAAAGTTATACTATAATTCCTACTCATTTAAATAAGATTATTTTAGATAACGCTAGTAAATTGTTTGGTATACAAGAAGCTCAACAATTACTCAATTATGTTGGAAAATATTTTCCAAAATTGATTGAAGATTTAGTTCCAAATGTAATTAATTTGACAACGTTTCATAAAATTATTCAAAATTTATTATTCGAACATGTTCCAATTCGTGATATGCAAACTATTTTAGAAACTTTAATAACATGTTCTACTTCTCATCAAAATGATTCATTAATGTTAACTAGTTTAGTACGTATTGCTTTACAGAAATTAATTATTCAAAGTATTTTTAAAAATGGTGAGTTGAAAGTAATGGGACTGGGAACTAAATTAGAAAATATACTATTACAAACTTTTCAAAATGAAAGCAATAATGGTAGTATTTTGGAACCAGGATTGTATAGTTATTTTTTAGAAGAATTGAAAAAATCTATTGATAATCAAATTTTACTCAATAACCCTGTGGTATTATTAGTACATCACAAGTTGCGTGCACATTTGTCCAAGATATTATTAAAAGTATTTCCTAATTTAGTTATTTTATCTAATTTAGAATTAGAAGAAAATAGTGAAAGAATACATATTGTTACTGTTATAGGAACTTAA
- the argS gene encoding arginine--tRNA ligase, translated as MNIKLILEKHVIQALMNNGIENTNNLLINNTNQKKPWHYQIDGIIKIAKILKTNAHDLANSIASDIHTHKIYQKIQVSKSGFINIFLNEKWMIKKLEKKIKSIRLDVKYATSKNIIIDYSSPNIAKEMHVGHLRSTIIGDATARMMEFLGHNVIRTNHIGDWGIQFGMIIAYLKNYKELMKNINDIDFNKIYQHAKKKYENDECFSKIVKKYTLKLQSENKQCIHIWKKIVDITIKKNEKIYKKLNVTLTNKHIKGESFYRKMLPEIVKDLKSRKIAVKHHGAAIVFLKNFRNRNGQPLGIIIQKKDGAFLYATSDLACLKYRYEHFNADKILYYTDIRQHQYLMQIIEIGKRASYIPSNLKVEHHTFGMILSEHHRPFKTRSGENIRLSDLLNEAIKRAKIIAQQKNPKINTKKLNFLAKKIGIGAVKYFDLSKNRLTNYIFNWNNILSFNGNTAPYIQYAYTRILSIFKKLKISMFNLKGNIIFKEQCEKNLGLKLLQFEEIILEAAEKGMPHILCNYLYALATIFSYFYEQCSILLSKNIKIRYSRLILSFLTARTLKLGLNILGISTISYM; from the coding sequence ATGAATATAAAATTAATATTAGAAAAACATGTAATTCAAGCTTTAATGAATAATGGAATTGAAAATACAAACAATCTCTTGATTAATAACACCAATCAAAAAAAACCATGGCACTATCAAATTGATGGAATAATAAAAATAGCAAAAATATTAAAAACAAATGCTCATGATTTAGCTAATAGTATTGCTTCTGACATTCATACCCATAAAATATATCAAAAAATTCAAGTATCTAAATCTGGATTTATCAACATTTTTTTAAATGAAAAATGGATGATAAAAAAATTAGAAAAAAAAATAAAATCGATACGATTAGATGTTAAATATGCCACATCTAAAAACATAATTATAGATTACTCATCTCCAAATATAGCAAAAGAAATGCATGTAGGTCATTTACGTTCAACAATTATAGGAGATGCCACAGCTAGAATGATGGAATTTCTAGGACACAATGTTATTAGAACCAATCATATCGGAGATTGGGGTATACAATTTGGAATGATAATTGCTTATTTAAAAAATTATAAAGAACTAATGAAAAATATAAACGATATAGATTTTAACAAAATTTACCAACATGCTAAAAAAAAGTATGAAAACGATGAATGTTTTTCAAAAATAGTTAAAAAATACACCTTAAAACTACAATCTGAAAATAAACAATGTATACACATTTGGAAAAAAATCGTAGATATTACTATTAAGAAAAATGAAAAAATATATAAAAAATTAAATGTAACTTTAACCAACAAACATATTAAAGGAGAAAGTTTTTATAGAAAAATGTTGCCTGAAATTGTAAAAGATCTTAAATCTAGAAAAATAGCAGTAAAACACCATGGTGCAGCAATAGTGTTCTTAAAAAATTTTAGAAATAGAAATGGGCAACCACTAGGAATTATTATACAAAAAAAAGATGGAGCATTTCTTTACGCTACTTCTGATTTAGCATGTTTAAAATATCGTTATGAACATTTTAATGCTGATAAAATATTATATTATACTGATATTCGTCAACATCAATATTTAATGCAAATAATAGAAATAGGAAAACGAGCTAGTTATATTCCTAGTAATTTAAAAGTAGAACATCACACGTTTGGTATGATATTGTCCGAACATCACCGTCCTTTTAAAACTCGATCTGGAGAAAATATAAGATTATCTGATTTACTTAATGAAGCAATAAAGCGTGCTAAAATTATCGCACAACAAAAAAATCCTAAAATTAATACAAAAAAATTAAATTTTTTAGCTAAGAAAATAGGTATTGGAGCTGTAAAATATTTTGATTTATCTAAAAATAGATTGACTAATTATATTTTTAACTGGAACAACATACTATCGTTCAATGGAAATACAGCTCCCTATATACAGTATGCATATACTCGAATATTATCTATTTTTAAAAAACTAAAAATTTCCATGTTTAACTTAAAAGGCAACATTATATTCAAAGAACAATGTGAAAAAAATCTTGGTTTGAAATTGTTGCAGTTCGAAGAAATCATTTTAGAAGCTGCTGAAAAAGGCATGCCTCATATACTATGTAACTATCTGTATGCACTTGCAACAATTTTTTCATACTTTTACGAACAATGCTCTATCTTACTTTCAAAAAATATTAAAATACGCTACAGTAGATTAATTTTATCATTTTTGACTGCAAGAACATTAAAACTAGGCTTAAACATTCTTGGTATTTCAACAATTAGTTATATGTAA
- the gloB gene encoding hydroxyacylglutathione hydrolase → MRRTIIKCVPILHDNYVWIIINHNKSCIIIDPGCHITIIRIIEKLNIFPVAILVTHRHKDHVGGIKRLSETYPNLSIYGPKETKKFGTNRICTNNDEIHILNFKFKVLSTPGHTSGHISYYKKPHLFCGDMLFYGGCGKIENGMALKMYNSLKKIKCLPDNTLIYCSHEYTLNNLRFSSSVFPNNKKIFKLYKEIQTIRQKNQCSLPSKLKIEKMINPFLNLDKIEVKKFTKIHKDLMFQLNILLQLRKIKEKNNWS, encoded by the coding sequence ATGCGTCGTACAATAATTAAATGTGTTCCTATACTACATGACAACTATGTTTGGATTATTATAAATCATAATAAGTCATGTATCATCATTGATCCAGGCTGTCATATAACAATTATTCGCATAATTGAAAAACTTAATATATTTCCTGTAGCTATTCTAGTTACACATCGTCATAAAGATCATGTAGGTGGAATAAAAAGATTATCAGAAACATATCCTAACTTGTCAATTTATGGACCAAAAGAGACTAAAAAATTTGGTACAAATAGGATATGTACAAATAATGATGAAATCCATATTTTAAATTTTAAATTTAAAGTTTTGTCTACTCCAGGTCACACTTCTGGACATATTTCTTATTATAAAAAGCCACATTTATTCTGTGGAGATATGCTATTTTATGGAGGATGTGGAAAGATAGAAAACGGAATGGCATTAAAAATGTATAATTCTCTTAAAAAAATTAAATGTCTTCCTGATAATACTCTAATTTACTGCTCACATGAATACACACTAAATAATTTAAGATTTTCTAGTTCTGTATTTCCAAATAATAAAAAAATATTTAAATTATACAAAGAAATTCAAACAATTCGCCAAAAAAATCAATGCTCTTTACCGAGTAAGCTAAAAATAGAAAAAATGATAAATCCATTTTTAAATTTAGACAAAATAGAAGTAAAAAAATTTACAAAAATTCATAAAGATCTAATGTTTCAATTAAATATTTTGCTTCAATTAAGAAAAATTAAAGAAAAAAATAACTGGAGCTAA
- the rnhA gene encoding ribonuclease HI — MLKFIKIFSDGSCLGNPGPGGYSSIIQYKTYETIISSGFYFTTNNRMELMGIIIALEKLKEPCKIDITSDSKYVHKGMLLWIKRWKLNNWKTTKNKTIKNIDLWSRLNTMSCLHNLHWNWVKGHSGHIENEKCNNLAQYSAKNPTLEDKGYMS; from the coding sequence ATGTTAAAATTTATTAAAATATTTTCAGATGGATCTTGTCTTGGTAATCCTGGTCCAGGAGGATATAGTTCAATTATTCAATATAAAACTTATGAAACAATCATTAGTTCAGGTTTTTACTTTACTACAAATAATCGCATGGAATTAATGGGAATTATAATAGCATTAGAAAAACTAAAAGAACCATGCAAAATTGATATTACAAGTGATAGTAAATATGTGCATAAAGGAATGCTATTATGGATAAAACGTTGGAAACTTAATAATTGGAAAACTACAAAAAATAAAACAATAAAAAACATTGATTTATGGTCTCGTTTAAACACAATGTCATGCCTACATAATTTACATTGGAATTGGGTAAAAGGTCATTCAGGACACATTGAAAACGAAAAATGTAATAATTTAGCACAATACTCAGCTAAAAATCCTACTTTAGAAGATAAGGGATACATGTCTTAA
- the dnaQ gene encoding DNA polymerase III subunit epsilon — MTYKKIQKNRRKVILDTETTGMNFTGRFYDTHRIIEIGAVEVIGNYITGDNFHSYIYPDRLVDDSAFKIHGISDDFLLGQPKFFEIAEKFLKYLNNSDLVIHNAKFDVGFINYELSMLSNLSIKNISEYCNIIDTLTMARKIFPGKKNTLDALCSRYKISTSHRHVHSAIYDAQLLAKVYIFMTNFQEPLPFLDNNTARDPCKNSFSSFRHVQSKTMLATNYENTIHKKFLRDMIEKSGKCMWITK, encoded by the coding sequence ATGACATATAAAAAAATACAAAAAAATAGAAGAAAAGTCATTTTAGATACAGAAACTACAGGTATGAATTTTACTGGACGTTTTTATGATACTCATAGAATTATTGAAATTGGAGCAGTAGAAGTTATTGGTAATTACATTACAGGGGATAATTTTCATTCGTATATTTATCCTGATAGATTAGTAGATGATAGTGCTTTTAAAATTCATGGTATTTCTGATGATTTTCTATTAGGTCAACCTAAATTTTTTGAAATAGCTGAAAAATTCCTAAAATATCTTAATAATTCTGATTTAGTTATTCATAATGCTAAATTTGATGTCGGTTTTATTAATTACGAATTAAGTATGCTTAGCAATTTAAGCATAAAAAATATTTCAGAATATTGCAATATTATTGATACATTAACTATGGCTCGCAAGATATTTCCGGGTAAAAAAAATACTTTAGATGCTTTATGTTCTCGATACAAAATTAGTACGAGCCATCGACATGTTCATAGTGCTATTTATGATGCTCAGTTATTAGCTAAAGTATATATATTTATGACTAATTTCCAAGAACCTTTACCATTTTTAGATAACAATACTGCTCGTGATCCTTGCAAAAATAGTTTTAGTTCTTTTAGACATGTACAATCAAAAACTATGTTAGCAACAAATTATGAAAATACTATTCACAAAAAATTTTTGAGAGATATGATTGAAAAATCAGGAAAGTGTATGTGGATAACAAAATGA
- the gpt gene encoding xanthine phosphoribosyltransferase, whose translation MSRKYIVTWDMLQVYARKLAYKLLPLAQWEGIIAVSRGGLIPSALLARELNVRCVDTICVSSYDHNHLRDLKILKHASIKNVNESKIIIVDDLVDTGGTGRVIRKMYSKATFVAIFAKPLGKVLVDKYIIDIPQKVWIEQPWDMGISYQSPLVRDF comes from the coding sequence ATGAGTAGGAAATACATTGTTACTTGGGATATGTTGCAAGTTTACGCTAGAAAATTAGCTTACAAATTACTTCCATTAGCACAATGGGAAGGTATTATTGCAGTTAGTAGAGGAGGCTTAATACCGTCAGCTTTGTTAGCCAGGGAATTAAATGTTAGATGTGTAGATACTATTTGTGTATCTAGTTATGATCACAATCATTTACGAGATTTAAAAATTTTAAAACATGCTTCTATAAAAAATGTTAATGAATCTAAGATTATTATAGTAGACGATTTAGTAGATACTGGAGGAACAGGTCGTGTGATTCGTAAAATGTACTCTAAAGCAACATTTGTTGCGATTTTTGCAAAACCCCTAGGAAAAGTGTTGGTAGATAAATATATTATTGATATACCTCAAAAAGTTTGGATTGAGCAACCTTGGGATATGGGAATTTCATATCAATCACCATTAGTAAGAGATTTTTGA
- the grpE gene encoding nucleotide exchange factor GrpE — MMMDINEKLLNQDNIATNIDSKNDASKLENDTDIKQVNVLKKIISDLEADFLNQKALSQERLKLYRNRIQKDVNNALKFSLNNFINSLLPTIDNIERALGVFDEKDEHVKSIFYELKVILRSFMKLFKKFGLIVIDESNVPFNPDIHQAMIIKSSSDKQENCVISIIQKGYLLNGRLLRPAMVIVSKP, encoded by the coding sequence ATGATGATGGATATAAATGAAAAATTGTTAAATCAAGATAATATCGCTACTAATATTGATTCAAAAAATGATGCATCAAAATTAGAAAATGATACTGATATAAAACAAGTAAATGTACTTAAAAAAATTATTTCAGATCTTGAAGCAGATTTTTTGAACCAAAAAGCATTATCACAAGAAAGACTAAAGTTATATCGTAATAGAATACAAAAAGACGTTAACAATGCTCTTAAATTTTCTTTAAATAATTTTATTAACTCATTACTTCCTACTATAGACAATATTGAACGCGCGTTAGGAGTATTTGATGAAAAAGATGAACATGTTAAATCTATATTTTATGAATTAAAAGTTATTTTAAGATCTTTTATGAAGTTATTTAAGAAATTTGGTTTAATAGTGATAGATGAATCAAACGTACCGTTTAATCCTGACATACATCAGGCCATGATTATAAAGTCATCTTCAGATAAACAAGAAAATTGTGTTATTTCAATTATACAAAAGGGTTATTTACTTAATGGTAGATTGTTACGTCCAGCAATGGTAATAGTTTCTAAACCATAA
- the smpB gene encoding SsrA-binding protein SmpB: MVIQNRTKDLIVNIVINRKAKHRYFIQETLEAGLILFGWEVKAFKSGNVNISDSYVSFHSGEVYLIGSQFNSLYTTDVHTLRNSNRHRKVLLHKNEILSLYNKIYKHGYTAIALSFFLRNNWCKMKIAIVKGKTQYDKREIKKQSQWKREKNRIVKKRINNYS, encoded by the coding sequence ATGGTAATACAAAATAGAACAAAGGATTTGATTGTAAATATTGTTATTAACAGAAAAGCAAAACATAGATATTTTATACAAGAAACGTTAGAAGCTGGTTTAATTTTGTTTGGTTGGGAAGTAAAAGCGTTTAAGTCAGGTAATGTAAATATTAGTGATAGTTATGTTTCTTTTCATTCGGGAGAGGTATATTTGATAGGATCACAATTTAATTCTCTTTATACTACTGATGTACATACTTTACGTAATTCTAATAGACATCGAAAAGTATTGCTACATAAAAATGAAATCCTTTCTTTATACAACAAAATATATAAACATGGTTATACTGCTATAGCGTTATCTTTTTTTTTAAGAAATAACTGGTGTAAAATGAAAATTGCTATTGTTAAAGGAAAAACACAATATGATAAACGTGAAATTAAAAAGCAATCTCAGTGGAAACGTGAGAAAAATCGAATTGTTAAAAAGAGAATTAACAATTATAGTTAA
- the tadA gene encoding tRNA adenosine(34) deaminase TadA, translating to MNENDKYFMKRALNFAKIAEIDAEVPVGAVLVLNNIIIGEGSNNSISSHDPTAHAEIIALRTGGTFLKNYRLLNTTLYVTLEPCFMCYGAIIHSRISRLVFGTSYNNENSCTCFNNNLLKKIKSNKIIITKNILKEECKSILKMFFKQKRRK from the coding sequence ATGAATGAAAATGACAAATATTTTATGAAACGTGCTCTTAATTTTGCTAAAATAGCTGAAATAGATGCAGAAGTTCCTGTAGGAGCAGTGTTAGTACTAAATAATATCATTATTGGTGAAGGCTCAAACAATTCTATTTCAAGTCATGATCCAACTGCTCACGCTGAAATAATAGCGTTGCGTACAGGAGGAACTTTTTTAAAAAATTATCGTTTATTAAATACAACATTATATGTAACGTTAGAACCGTGTTTTATGTGCTATGGAGCTATTATTCATAGCAGAATTTCTAGGTTAGTATTTGGAACAAGTTATAATAACGAAAATAGTTGTACTTGTTTTAATAACAATTTATTAAAAAAAATAAAAAGTAATAAAATAATTATTACCAAAAATATTTTAAAAGAAGAATGTAAAAGTATATTAAAAATGTTTTTTAAGCAAAAAAGAAGAAAGTAA